CAATGTGGACATGTGGACTGATTCTCAAGTGGCAACTTACAACTAGACTGATAGTTAGATCTGTTTTGGATCCCTGTCCTATTGTAAAACCAGCAATGTGTGCTTTGATTATATTTagtggaatccattcttccctcaaCCTGTGCAGTGCTTCCACTGGCTGTCACACAACACAGACCAATAGATCTGCCCCATTCTAAACAATTGGCAGGGGTTTCTTTTTCTCCAAATATTTATAAACTGTGTTTACgcacagtatatacagtatgtaaatatatttatacagaTCACTTCATACTTTCTGTtactatgaaaataaacaatacaagacggttctctttctgttgctttcCTTCATGTTCTTGGGATGGGGAACAGACCATGGACAATTAACAGTGCCTGGGGCTGAAGATGTGGGCCATGAACGGGGGCATatctaaacttttgcacaagccACAAACTCTACTTTATTCTAGATTTAGTTATTCGTATCTACTTCAAACTGCAAaagtaaacaaaatataaaataaacaatttggccaggggtgcccaaacttttgcataagctGCATATATACTCTATCGTGTATGAAGTGTTAATGTTTTATTCTTACGtttgaatatattttttattcataatatCCATTCATAAATGCCTGAAATATGTTCATAAGACAAACAGGGGTCGGTCGGTTCAAGGGGGGAAGATGGTGAGACTGGTGCCATTACGTTTCCATGGTTACTGTTTGACAACAATCAAGATGGCTGAGGAGACTCCGGCGTTTGAACAAACCTACACTTTCAATCTGCTCCCCAACAAAACGTTTGCGTTTCAGAAAGATTCCCATACATCGGGGCTCTTGATGAAATGGTGAGCATATATCCTGCTAAAGTTCAGCGAAACTCCGTGAAAACTTTAATCAGCTGTTTCCACGCCGCTCAGACAACGCTTAGCTCTTAGACTAGCTAACTAATGCTGCCTTCAAGACACAGGTCTGAAATGTCGTGTTTAAGAGAGGTGTTCTTACTTATTTGCTAGTGTGAAACTGACCTTTTGGCGTTTCTTAAAAAATATAGATATCATTTTATGTTAGCTTGGTTGTATTTTAGTTAGATATAGTTATTTAGCAGCAGAACTTCAACTCTACAGTCTTTTTAATGGTTTGCTCTCGTCCGCACGCTAGAAAACGTCTAAGTACACCCTGCGGATGCTTTTACTGGACCTAGCTAATACTCATACTCATGGGTTTTGTTGCAGCAATGCCAAATACACatgctctttttttctgtcGATTCTTTTAGCTGTTTCTGACTAAAATCAGCTGAACAAAAACAAGGCTGTACAGGTAGCAGTTCGCTGATATGTCCGATGCAAGTTTACAAGTGGCCGAACTTTCGAGGAGTTGAAGGCAGCTTTGACTAGTTAGCCAGGGGGCTAAATAATAAATGGGCATCATTTTGCTTGTCTCAGCTCtgataaaatgttattttgtcATTTAATTTTATGAATTgtcatttaattttattaattaatttattaaaattaaatagtcatttaatttttattaatttaactttATTAATTACAAATCTATTTATCttctctgtgtgttttattaGGTCTATGTTGGGGAGAATTTCCACTCAGGCCTTTAACTTTGACCAGACATTCCAGTCGTATAGCAAGAAGGACTTTGCTCTGGTCAGTTTAGTGTTCATACTTAGTtcattactttaaaaaaaaaatttaattttattcaaCATTATTCGTATTAGCacatgttttgttgttttgatctgttttttttttttgttgttgttgttttttgtagaATTTCTTTCAGGATCCCTGTGTGAAAAACAGCCTAAGGATCCTGGATGCGTCTGGTGTTTGGCAGCCACTGGGTATGCCAGTGTTTTACAGCTGCACAACTAGATTTAAGCAATGAATCCAGCCACATATGCAGTGTAATGTCATTTCTGTACATTTCTTATAGTATGCATACAGCAATGCCCccatttcttatttttaacaGGCAGTAATATTACACATGTGGACGTGGAAGCTGTCCCCTGCACTAAAGTGTCTGTAGACATATTTGATCCAATTTTCTCAAGTGGAATCGTGCATCCCTCCGGACACATTGTGAAATGTTACCACGAAGTACATGCTGACTTTGATGAGTTGAGAATGGTAATtattaagtatttggacaatttCACCTGATCTTAAGTATGCTTGAATATTGTTAATATAAAACATACTGATCCCTGTGTTTGCTGACAGATGCTGCTGGAGGAGGACTCTGAGAAGTATGATGTGGTTAGTCGGTGTGACCGCCAGGAGTTCCTGTTCAGACTATTTAAGCACATGGTGTTGGGTGGTGAACTTTGCCAATATGAAGATGTTATCAGTCCTTACATTGAAGCTGCAAAGAATATTTACAAGGACTTGGTGAGGTA
This sequence is a window from Salminus brasiliensis chromosome 18, fSalBra1.hap2, whole genome shotgun sequence. Protein-coding genes within it:
- the cfap300 gene encoding cilia- and flagella-associated protein 300 is translated as MAEETPAFEQTYTFNLLPNKTFAFQKDSHTSGLLMKWSMLGRISTQAFNFDQTFQSYSKKDFALNFFQDPCVKNSLRILDASGVWQPLGSNITHVDVEAVPCTKVSVDIFDPIFSSGIVHPSGHIVKCYHEVHADFDELRMMLLEEDSEKYDVVSRCDRQEFLFRLFKHMVLGGELCQYEDVISPYIEAAKNIYKDLVSVQKDSDTKEIRVVSTILKVSAYDEHGLCYPSGKDNEQTFAYLCIDPFKRHVYVLYHSFGVGLCSESVSCP